TCCGAGAACGCCTTCCAGGCCAGGATGGAGCCGCCCAGATTACCGGTGTAGCGGTGAGTCGTGGCGGGCGTGGCGACCTCCATGACGTCGATACGGTCGGCGGTCCCAGGGGTGCGGCGCTCGAGGAAGTCCCGTACGAAGTCGGCGACCTCGCGTTTACGCCGGCGGTACTCCTTGCGGTCACGGGTACGCAGCTCCTTCCAGTGGGTGTAGTCACTGAAGTAGGTGCAGTGCAGGACGGAGTGGCCCGGCGGGGCGAACCCGCCGGAGTAGCGGGAACGGGCCTGGACGACGAGGCTGTTCTGAAGGGCACCGGGCAGGTGGTCCGCGTCGTCGGGGCCCAGGAGATGGGTGGTGCTGTGCGCCTCACCGGGCTCCAGGTCGCCGCGCAGGCCGACGAAGGCGGAGACCACGGCGGGGAAGAGGGTGCCGGGGCGGTGCAGGAGGTCGGTGTACAGCTTGTCGATGCGGGGGCCGGTGTACCGGCCCCCGAGGAGGCCGTAGACAGTGGTGTGGCCGTCGCAGGCGGAGACCACGTGCTCGGCGAAGTACCTCTTCCCGTTGCGGAGCTCGACACCGACCGCCCGGTCGTTCTCGACCAGGATCCGCTCCGTGCGGGCCCGGTAGGTGAGCGTGCCGCCCAGGCCGCGGTAGCGCTCCTCGACCGAGCGGGCGAGGCCGAGCGAACCACCTTGCGGGAAGCCCGCGTTGTTGTGGTGGGCGGCCGCCATGTTGAAGAGGTAGGGCAGCAGCGGGAAGCCCTCCGGATCCTGGAAGAAGATGTTACGGAACGCCTTGCGCAGCAGCGGGTCCTCGAACCGGTCGGCGAAGACGTGCATCGGGGTGGCCGCGGTCCGCCACAACAACCGGAAAGCGGGGAGCACCGTGCGCAGGGTCTGGGCCCTCTCCCGTACGGTCCGCAGAGCGGGCGCGGTCAAAAACGGGTACAGCTCGATCTCGAGGAAGCGCCGCAGGTCCCGGGTGAAGGCCCGGATATGAGGGGCGTCAGCGGGCGAGAGCTCAAGGAGATGGGCCTCCAAGCGGTCGGGATCGTTGTAGAAGGTCACCGACCGGCCATGTTCGTCCTCGACCTTGTTGAACAGCTCGAAGTTGGTCACCGACTTACCGTCCAAGGCCCCGAGTTCAGCCCATACCTGGTGGGCGTCGTTACCCGGGGCGGTACCGATGAGCCACTCGATGCAATAGTCGAAGAGATACCCCTCACGCGACCATGCGGTACAGCAGCCGCCGGGCAGCACGTGCTTCTCGAAGATACGGGTCCTGGCTCCGCTCATCTGGGCGTAACAGCCGGTCGAGAGGCCGGCCACACCCGCGCCGACGACGATGACGCGGGGCGCGGTGCCCGGGGTGCGTTCCCTCAGGGTCCAGTCACTCGCCTCCTCATCCGCCATGGGCCGTGTCTCCCGTCAGGACAAGACGCACCAGCTCGGCGTTGCGGGGCAGGTGCTTGGTGTCGAGCATGTCCGCGTGGTTGCCCGAGCCGCGGAGCACGGCGGTGGCGGTGGTGGAGCTGCCGTGCCAGGTGCCCAGCTCCCCGGCGGCGTAGAGGGCGGCCTTGTCCTCGTCGGTGATCACGCTGACCGTAGCGGTGAGCGTGCCGGTGTTGGGGGTGCGCCCGCAGAAGGCGAGGTACTCGGCGGCGTGTGCGAGTGTCTCCCGGGTGACGGCTTCGGACCCGGTGTGTTTACGCACGTGCTCGGCGAGTTCACTCTCGAACACCGCGATACCGGAGGCATCGGGCTGGTAGGCGGTCAGGATACGGCGGGAGTCGATGATGACGACATGCTCGACGCGGCGGCCCCGCCGCTCCAGCTCCCTGGCCGTCTCGAAGGCCAGATTGCCGCCGAGGGAATATCCCAGAAGCAGGCAGGAGCCTTCCGGCTGGGCAGCCTCGACCAGATCGGCGTAACGGGACGTCTTGCCGTCACCGGGAAGGTAGTTGAAACCGATGACGGTGTGGTCGGGGAGGTGGGCGGCCAGGCCCCGGTAGACGAGCCCGTGACCGCCGGCGGGCGGGAAGCAGAACAGGACGGGGTGCTGCCCGGCGTTGAAGGTGAGGAAGGGCAGTTCCTCGACGCTGGTGCCGTGCAGCACCTCCTCGACGGTCGCGGCCATACCGTGCAGGGTGGTGACCTGGTAGAGCCTGCTGACCGGCACACCCACACCGAACTCGGTACGCAGATGATGCAGCAGCTCGACGAGTTTGACGGAGCTCCCGCCGAGCTCGAAGAAGTCGTCTTCCAGACCGACCTGACCACACCCCAGGAGAGACCTCCAGTACCGGGCCAGACTGGTCTCGTACAGGGTGACCGGTTCCTCGTGGGGCCGTTGACCCGCCTCGGCCCGCGGCTCGGGCAGAGCAGCCGTGTCGACCTTGCCGTTGACCGTCAACGGCAGGGACGGCAGCTCGACGAAATACGACGGGATCATGTACGAAGGCAACGCGCGGGCCAGATAGCGGCGCACAGCCCGCACGTCCAGGGCCCCGGCCCCCGACACGGTCACGCAGTAGGCGCAGAGCGCCGCCTCTCCCCCGGTGCCCGGACGCACGGTCACGACGACCCGGGCGAGCGCGGGCCACCGGGCAAGATGAGCCTCGATCTCACCGATCTCGACGCGGTGACCGCGCAGCTTGACCTGGCCATCGGTCCGGCCCAGCAGATGCACCCGCCCACCAGCGTCCCAACGGGCCATGTCACCCGTACGGTACAAACGCTCCGGAACAGCGTCGGCACCACGGCCCAGAACACGGGTCACGAAGCGCTCACCGGTCTGCTCGGGGTCCCCGGCATAGCCAAGAGCGACACCCCCACCCCCGATCCAGAGCTCACCACGCACACCCGGCGGAACCGGCTCCCCGTGGGAGTCCAGAACATGAAGGGAGCTGTTGGGCAGAGGCCGACCGACAGGAACCATGGCGCCGGACCCCAGATCATCAACGGGCCCTTCGAAGCAGGCACTGTCGATGGTGGCCTCGGTGAGACCGTAGGAGTTGACGAGACGGGTACCGGGGCCGCACAGCTCGGCCAGTCGGCGGTACTCCCCCACGCTCCACACATCCGAGCCGACCACCAGCAGCCGCAGGAAGTCCAGTCGCAGCCCCTCCCGCGCACAGTGATCCATCAGACCACGCACGACGGCGGGAACGAACTCGACGCAGTCCACACGTTCCTGACGCATCGTCCTGTAGAGGCGGGTGGTGTCGAAAAGGAGATCACGGTCGGCCAGGACAAGGGAGCCACCGGAACACAGGGCACGCACCAGGTCACCGGTGAACACGTCGAACGAGGGGTCAGCCGCCTGGAGATGCACCCGGACATCGGTCTCCAGCCGGTACTCCTGCCGCCAGGCCGCGTACGCGGAAGCGAGGTTGCGGTGACTGACACGAACCGCCTTCGGACGGCCGGTGGAACCAGAGGTCGTGATGACGTACGCGGGCGAGTCAGGACCGGCCCCGGCGCCCGGACCATCCGGATGCGGAACCGTCCCGGCAACCCCAGCAACAGACAGCACCGGAACGGTCAGAGCCCCGGCCCCCTCCGCCACGAAGCCCTCCGCCACGGCCTCGTCCGCCACAACGACGAGTTCCGCACCGGTACCCGACACAAGACGCGCGACGCGGCCGGCCGGATCGCCCGGCCGCAGCGGAAGGTAGGCGGCACCGGTCTTGAGCACCGCCAGCAGCATGATGACCAGCTCGGGCGACTTCTCCAGACACAACACCACTACCGAGCCCTCCCCGACACCGAGCGCACGCAGCCGGGCAGCAGTGTCACCGGCCCGCCGGTCCAGCTCCCCGTAGGTCAACCGGAACGCCTCACCACGCTGGGAAGGCGTCGTGACAGCGACGGCCGCGGGGTGTTCGGCGGCAGTACGACCGATCAGCACCTGAACCGGAACGAAAGACTCCCCCTCGCCGAACCCCCCAACCGGCAGGGCCGGGCGGCTCCACTCCTCGATGAGCCGTTCCCGCTCCCGGTCGCCGAGCATCTCCAGCCGGGAGACGGGCTGTTCGCCCGGAGCGAGGGTCATCCGGTCGAGGAGCCGGCTGTAATGCGCGGCCGTACGGCGCATGGTCTCCGGGAGGAAGAGGTCGGTGTTGTACTTGAACACGCAGTGGAAGCGGCCCTCCGCCTCGTCCTCGTAGACGGACAGCGTGATATCGAACTGCCCTTCCTCCTCCGGCAGTTCGATGTAGTCCAGGCGGTAGCCGTACTGCTCGGTGGCCACCTTGTGGGTCAGCAGGATGAACATCGCCTGGAAGACGGCCGAGCGGCTGGGGTCGTGCTGGAGGCCCAGCTCCTCGACCAGGAGGACGAAGGGGTACTCCTGGTTGTCCAGGCCGCCGAGCACGGTCCGGCGGACCTGCTGGAGCAGTTCGGCGACGGTCGGGTCCCCGGACAGATCGGCGTACAGCGGCAGCGGATTGACGAAGTAGCCGTACACGGAGGCGAAGTCCTGCCGGGTGCGGCCGGTCACCGGACTGCCGACGACGATGTGCTCCTGCCCGGAGTAGCGGTGCAGCAGGAGGTAGTAGGCGCTGAGCAGCACCATGAACGGGGTGACACCGTGAGCGCGGGCCAGGGCGTGGACACGTGCGCTGAGCGCGGCGTCCAGGACGAAGAACTCCGAAGCCCCGTTGTGGGTCTGGACCGCCGGGCGGGGCTTGTCGACGGGAAGGTCCAGAAGAGGTACCACGGCCGGCAGGTGGGAGCGCCAGTACTCGAGCATGACCGCCGCCCCGGGCCCGGCGAGGAACGTGTTCTGCTGGTTGAGGAAGTCCAGGTAGCGGGCCTCGATCGGTGGCAGCTGGGGTTCCTGGCCGCGGCGCAGCGCTTCGTACACCGCGAGGAGTTCCTCGATGAACGTGAAGGTGGAGATGGCGTCGGAGACGATGTGGTGGACGGCCTTCATGATGATCCAGCGGTCCGGGCCCCGCTTGAAGAGGCGGAAGCGGACCAGAGGGTCCCGGGCCAGATCGTAGGGCTTGCGGTACTCCTGGACGATCGTCGCGTGGATGCTCTCCCAGTCCTCGCCCTGGACATCGAACAGGGCGAGATCACTCGGTCCGTCCTCTTGGACCCGTTGCACGGCCTGCCCGTCCACCAGGAAGAAGTTGGTGCGCAGCGCCGGATGACGGGCGATGAGGCGGCGGACGGCTTCGAACACCAGGTCCGGTTCGAGTGCGACGTTCACCTCGACGGCCCCGCCGATGTTGTAGGCGTAGCCGTCGGGGTTGAGGTGTTTGAGGAACCAGAGCGCCTTCTGGTTCTGCGTGAGCGGGTAGCTGTGCTCGTCGCTGTGGAGTTCGACGGCACCGACGGCCCTGTCGGGGGTGTCGGCCGAGGCCAGGGCGCTGAGGCCGTCGTGGAGCTGGGCGGCGAGTTCCCCGGCCGGGGTGCCGCTGAGCAGGGCGACCACGGGCAGAGCTACGCCGAGCTCGGCGTGGACACGGGCCCGCAGCTCCATGGCCAGGAGCGAATCGAGGCCGAGCTCGCCGAGGCCGGTGGCCGGGTCGATACGGTCGGTGCCGGTGCGCAGCACGGTAGCGGCGAGGGCTGCGAACCGCTCGGCGACCAAGGCACGGCGGGTCCGCGGGTCCACGGCCCGGAAGGTGTCGAGGAATCCGCTGCCGGAGGCGGAGTCGCGGGGCGGGGCGGCAGCTGCCGCGAGGTCGGCGACCAGTGGCGGCGGGGACGGGTACCAGGCGAGGAAGACGGGCCAGTCGACGACGGTGGCGACGACGAGCTGGGCGTGGTCCTGACCGATGACGCGTTCCAGAACGGCCATGCCGGTGTCCGGCGACAGCGAGCTCATGCCCCGGCTGTGCAGGTAGTGGTCGACCAAGCCGAGTTCCTCGATCATCCCGGTGGCCCAGGGGCCCCAGTCGAGGCTCAGCGCGGGCAGTTGCTGGGCGCGGCGGTGGTGGGCGAGGGCGTCCAGGAAGGCGTTCCCTGCGGCGTAGTTGGTCTGGCCGGCCGTGGTCAGCAGGGAAGCGATCGAGGCGAAGAGCACGAAGTGTTCGAGGGGTTCACCCCGCAGGTGCCGGTGCAGGAGGTGGGCGCCGACGGTCTTGGGGTCGTGCACAGCGTCGAAGGCGTTCCGGTCGAGGTCCGCGACGAGTGTGTCGCGGACCTGCCCGGCCAGGTGGAACACTCCGCGGATCGGCGGCGCCCCGCTGCGCCGGTGGGCGTCGAGCCAGTCGGCCAGGGCGTCCTCATCGGTGATGTCGAGGGTCGCGACGACGGGCTGGGCGCCGAGCGCCTCCAGCTCACGCAGGAGGCGCACCGACCGGCCCTCGGCCGTGGCCGGGTCGGCGCCGGCCCACTTCTCCCGGGACGGGACGGGGGTGCGCCCGACCAGGACGAGCCTGCGGGCTCCTCGGCGGACGAGGGTGCGGCACAGCAGACGGCCGAGCGCGCCGAACGCGCCGGTGACCAGGTAGCTGCCATCGGCCCGCAGGCGCAGCGGCAAGGGACGGGTCAGGTCCTTGGCGGGACGCAGGCGGCAGGTGCGGCGGCCGCCGTCGCGCAGGGCGATCTCCTCCTCGTCCTCGCTCAGGGCCTCGGCGAGGAGCGCTTCGGCGTCGGCCCGGTCGCCTTCGGGGCCCGGCCGGCGCCGGGGGTCGAGGTCGACGATCTTGCCGGGATGTCCGATCAGCTCCTGGTGCCGCAGGACGCGGCCGATGCCCCAGGCGGGTGCCCCCAGGGGCTCGGGTCCCTCACCCGGCAGGGCGGGCTGGGCGCCCCGGGTGACAATGTGCAGGCGGCCTTCGCCGTCCCGGGCCGACAGCAGCCGGGCGAGGGCGACCAGGGAGTAGGCGCCCGCGCCGGTGTGTTCGCGCAGGGCGGCCCGGTCGCACTCCGCGAGGGCGGGGGCGTCGAGGTTCCACAGGTGCAGGACGGTCCCCCGGAACGGTCCGCCGTCGCGGTCCAGGTCGGCGAAGAGTCGGCGAAGATCGGGGTCGGACGCGGGGTCGACGGTGTACGTGGAGCCGTCGGCGGAGGCGGTGTAGGCCTGGCCCCGGCGCACCAGACGGCAGCGTTCGCCCCGGGCGGAGGCCAGGGCGGCGAAGGCGTCCGCGATGCTCCCGGTGTCGGCGAGGATCAGCCAGCCGTGGTCCCGCGCGGCTCTCGCCGGGCCGTCCGGCGGTGCCGGGCACGGTACGCCGTCCGGCCCGGGCGGCTCGTCGCGTACGGTGCCGGGTCCAGGAGCGGCCCCCGACCCGGTGGCGGTCTCGCGGGCGGGCAGCGGCGGGCAGTCGGTCCAGACGGGTTCGGCGAGCCAGGAGTCGATCGTGGTGCGGGCGACGGCGGTGGCGGCCTTCTCCACGTCTGCGGCGCGGAAGCCCTCCACACGGCCCAGCGGGGTGCCGTCGTCGGAGTAGAGGGCGATGTTGCCGAGGGTGGTGTCCGCGTCGCCGGGGAGCAGGGTGACGTGGGCCCAGAACGGCTGGTCGCCGATGGGTTCGAGAGCGACCTCGTCCAGCGAGACCGGCAGCCTGATCCCCGTGTCCTGGGCGCGGCCTTCGAGGATGAGAGGGGTCAGCAGGGCCTGGAAGCAGGCATCGAGGAGGACGGGATGGAGGTGGTGGCCCGCGGCGTCGTCGCCGATCGCGCGGGGCGGCCGGATCCGGGCCAGGACCTCACCGGCGCCGATCCAGACCTCCTCGACGGCTTGGAAGGAGGGGCCGTAGTGGTAGCCGAGAGCGGCCAGCGCCCTGTAGCAGTCGGGGCCTTCGAGGTGGCGCAGGCTGCGGGCCCGGATCGTGGGGGCGTCGAGCGGCGGGGTGGTGCGGCGGCGTTGCCCGGTGCGGACGATCCCGCTGGCGTGCACGGCCCGCTCCCCGTCGTCCCCGGCCGGGGAGGCGATGGTGAAGGCGGCGTTCTCCAGGGAGAGCGACACCTCGACGGTCCGGTCCTCGCCCTCGGGAAGGAAGAGCGCCTTGCGCAGCTCGATGTCGGCGAGTACGGCCGTGGTCCCGCCGGTGAGCCGCAGCACGGCCTGAGCAGCCATCTCCAGGTAGCCGGAGGCGGGGAGGACGACGGTGTCCTGGATACGGTGGTCGGCGAGGTAGGGCAGGTCCTCGATGGCCAGGCGTGTCCGCCAGGTGGGTTCCGTGGCGTCGGTACGGCGGCCGAGGAGGGCGTGATCGCGGTGGCCGAGGCGCACCTGCGCCACCGGGCGGGGCTCGGTCCAGTGGCGGTCGCGCCGGAAGGGATGGCGGGGCAGGGTGACGGGCCGCCGGCGGGCTGGAGCAGGTCCCAGTCGACGGGGACACCCAGGGTGTGGAGCGCACCGAGGGAGGCCGCGAAGCGTTCGCTCTCGTCCTCCTGCCGGCGGATCGAGGGCAGGGTGAGGCCGGAGGTGCTGCCGGTGGTGTCGAGGCATTCGCGGATCGCGTGGCCGAGGACCGGGTGGGGGCCGATCTCCAGGAACACGTGGTGGCCGTCGGCGGCGATCCGGTCGACCGCGGAGCGGAAACGCACCCGGTCGCGGACGTTCCTCCACCAGTAGGCGGCGTCCAGTTCCTCGCCCCGGGCGGTTCCCTCCACGCCCGTGAGGTACAGCGGGAGCTGGGCCGGACGCGGATCCAACGGGGCCAGCGCGTCCAGCAGTTCGGCCTTGATCCGTTCCATGCCGACGCTGTGGTAGGGAACTTCCACGGTGAGGAATTTCGCGAACTGCTGCTCGGCCCGCAGCTCCTCCGCCAGGAGGGTCAGGGCCTCCTCGTCCCCGGCCAGGGTGATCGCGGTGGGGCTGTTGACGGCAGCGACGGAGACCCGGTCGCTGTAGGGGCGCACGCGGCGTTCGGCCTCGTCCTCGGACAGGCTCACGGCGAGCATGGTGCCGGTGCCGGCCAGGGTCTGCTGGAGGCGGCTGCGGTGGACGACGATCCTGGCCGCGTCCCGCAGGGAGTAGACACCCGCGGCGTGGAAGGCGGCGATCTCGCCGGTGCTGTGGCCGACCACGGCGTCCGGGCGCACCCCGTGGGACCGCCACAGGGCGGCGAGGGCGACCTGTACGGCGAAGTTCGCGGGCTGGGCGAGCCAGGTCTGACTCATCCGGGAGAGGGACTCGTCGGCGGTCATCTCCTCGATGAGGGACCAGTCTGCGAACTCCCGCATCGCCCGGTCGCAGGCGGCGACGGCGTCGCGGAAGACCGGTTCCGTCTCCAGGAGCCGGCGGCCCATGCCCCACCACTGGGGGCCCATCCCGGTGAAGACCCAGGCCAGTTTCCGGTCGGCTGTCTCCCGGGCACGGCCGTGCACGACCCGGGGGTGCGGCTCGCCGCGCTCGTGGGCGGCGAGCGCCTCGTCCAGGGAGGCACGCGTGGAGTAGACGACGGACAGCCGTTCGGGGAGGTGCTGGCGGCGGTGGGCCAGAGTGTGGCCGAGGTCGTCGAGGTCCACGGCCGGCCCGTTGTCGCCCGCGAGTTCACCCCGGATCCCGGCCGCCATTTCCTTGAGCGCGTCCGGGTTGCGGGCGCTCAGCGGCAGGAGGCTCCAGGATCGCCGGACGGGCGGTGTCGGGCGGGTCCCCGGCGGGGCCGGCGGGGCCTCCTCCACAACGACGTGCGCGTTGGTGCCGCCGAATCCGAAGGAGTTCACACCCGCACGGGCAGGGCCCTCGTGGTCGGGCCAGTCGGTGGGCCGGGTGGGGATCTCGTAGGGCAGGGTCGCCGGGTCGATGGCGGGGTTGAGGTTCTCCAGGTTGATGTGCGGTGGGATCGCGCGGTGCTTGAGGCTCAGGACGGTCTTGATCAGGCCGGCGATCCCGGCGGCGGATTCGGTGTGGCCGATGTTCGTCTTGACCGAGCCGACATAGGCGCGGGCGCCCGGGGCTCGTCCGATGGCCAGCGCGCGGGCCAGGGCGTTCGCCTCGATGGGGTCGCCGACCGGGGTCGAGGTGCCGTGCGCCTCCATGTACTGGAGGTCTCCGGGGGTGATGCCCGCCTCGGCGCAGACCCGGCGGATCAGGTCGACCTGGGCGTCGGGGTTGGGGACGGTGATGCCGTTGGTGTGGCCGTCCTGGTTGACGCCGCTGCCCAGGATCACCGCGTGGATCCGGTCCCCGTCGCGTACCGCGTCGTCCAGCCGCTTCAACGCGACCAGGCCGACGCCTTCGGCGCGTACGTAACCGTCGGCGGTGGCGTCGAACGTACGGGAGCGGCCCTCGGGCGACAGGAACCCGCCCTTGGTCTCGGCGATGGTGTATTGCGGGGCCATGTGCAGCAGGGTGCCGCCGGCCAGGGCGAGGTCGCTCTCCCCGTTGTTCAGCGCCTGGCAGGCGAGGTGGACGGCGACCAGGGAGGAGCTGCACGCGGTGTCGACGGACAGGCTGGGGCCGCGGAAGTCGAAGCAGTACGAGATGCGGTTCGACACCATCGTCATCATGGTGCCGGTCGCGGTGTGTGCGGCCAGCGAGGTGAAGTCCAGGTCGGCGAACTGCAGGATCTTGTAGTCCAGGGTGAACGCCCCGACGTAGACGGCGACGTTGCCGCCCGCGAGATCGGCGGGCCGCTGGCCGCCGTCCTCCAGGGCTTCCCAGGCCACTTCGAGCAGTTTGCGCTGCTGCGGGTCCATGTGGTCGGCCTCGCGGGGGCTGATGCCGAAGAACGCGGGGTCGAACTCGTCGAAGCCGTCGATGTAGCCGCCGCGGCCACCTACGAGGCGTCCCGGTTTGTCGCGGTACCGGCTGCCGAGGGTCCCCACGTCGTACCGGTCGGGCGGGGTGGGCGTGATGCAGTCCTTGCCCGCCATCAGGTTCCGCCAGAACGTGCGATGGTCCGAGGCGCCGCCGGGCAGACGGCAGCCCATCCCGACGATCGCGACCTTGGCCCGTAACGCCCGGTTGATCGCATCGGACACGTCGAACTCCTCAAGTCGTGGTGGAGCGGCAGGGGACGGCGGTCACTCCGGCCGGGGGCCCGGCGCGGGTCGGCGTCGCCAGGGGTGCAGGAGGGCGGCGAGGATCTCGCCGGTGTTGGGGAAGGTGGCGGGGTCGTGGAGGCCGACGGCCGCGGGTTCGCGGCCGGGGCGCCAGGTGAAGCTGCCGAGGAGGTGGTCCCAGCACGACAGGTCGGATCCGTAGTGGCCGGCTTCGGCCAGATCGGTGCTGTGGTGCAGTCGGTGCTGCTCGGGGCTGGCCAGCAGGTGGTTGAGCGGTCCGATTCGGACGTCGATGTTCGCGTGGACGAAGTAGCCCTGGGCGGCGACGAAGAGTCCGACCACCAGCACGGCCGGCCGGGAGAATCCGACGAGGGCCAGGGCCAGTTGGACAAGGCCTTGCGCCAGGACGATGTCCAGCACGTGGTTGACGCCGTTGTTGGCGACGTTGACCTTCTCCGGCACGTGGTGGACCCCGTGCAGCCGCCAGAGCACAGGGTTGCGGTGGCCGAGCCGGTGCACCAGATAGCTGGCGAGCGATCCGGTGAGGAGCGCGCCCGGGATCTCGATCCCCAGGTGGTAGGTCGGCTCCGCCGGCGAGATGAGGCCGATGGCCAGCGCGACGAGCAGTTGCGCCAGCCCGCTCCCGGCCATGGTGAGCAGGAAGTAGATGCCGTAGAGACGCCATTCTCTCTTTCCGGGGTGCCAGTTCCGGTCGTAAGGAATCAGCCGTTCCAGGAGTACGAGATAGGCGATGACTCCGAGTAGGAAAAGCGGGCTGACCCATGCCGGGTCCCACTTCTGCCGCACTGCGAACACCCCGACGAGAATGACCGCGAGGAGGAGAGCAGGATAGGCGACCATACGGAGGAACCGGGCCGCGGATTTACCGACCGACCCCTTCCTGGCAACCCAATAGTCTGACGAACAGATTTTTCCATCGG
The DNA window shown above is from Streptomyces sp. Alt3 and carries:
- a CDS encoding amino acid adenylation domain-containing protein, which gives rise to MAQVRLGHRDHALLGRRTDATEPTWRTRLAIEDLPYLADHRIQDTVVLPASGYLEMAAQAVLRLTGGTTAVLADIELRKALFLPEGEDRTVEVSLSLENAAFTIASPAGDDGERAVHASGIVRTGQRRRTTPPLDAPTIRARSLRHLEGPDCYRALAALGYHYGPSFQAVEEVWIGAGEVLARIRPPRAIGDDAAGHHLHPVLLDACFQALLTPLILEGRAQDTGIRLPVSLDEVALEPIGDQPFWAHVTLLPGDADTTLGNIALYSDDGTPLGRVEGFRAADVEKAATAVARTTIDSWLAEPVWTDCPPLPARETATGSGAAPGPGTVRDEPPGPDGVPCPAPPDGPARAARDHGWLILADTGSIADAFAALASARGERCRLVRRGQAYTASADGSTYTVDPASDPDLRRLFADLDRDGGPFRGTVLHLWNLDAPALAECDRAALREHTGAGAYSLVALARLLSARDGEGRLHIVTRGAQPALPGEGPEPLGAPAWGIGRVLRHQELIGHPGKIVDLDPRRRPGPEGDRADAEALLAEALSEDEEEIALRDGGRRTCRLRPAKDLTRPLPLRLRADGSYLVTGAFGALGRLLCRTLVRRGARRLVLVGRTPVPSREKWAGADPATAEGRSVRLLRELEALGAQPVVATLDITDEDALADWLDAHRRSGAPPIRGVFHLAGQVRDTLVADLDRNAFDAVHDPKTVGAHLLHRHLRGEPLEHFVLFASIASLLTTAGQTNYAAGNAFLDALAHHRRAQQLPALSLDWGPWATGMIEELGLVDHYLHSRGMSSLSPDTGMAVLERVIGQDHAQLVVATVVDWPVFLAWYPSPPPLVADLAAAAAPPRDSASGSGFLDTFRAVDPRTRRALVAERFAALAATVLRTGTDRIDPATGLGELGLDSLLAMELRARVHAELGVALPVVALLSGTPAGELAAQLHDGLSALASADTPDRAVGAVELHSDEHSYPLTQNQKALWFLKHLNPDGYAYNIGGAVEVNVALEPDLVFEAVRRLIARHPALRTNFFLVDGQAVQRVQEDGPSDLALFDVQGEDWESIHATIVQEYRKPYDLARDPLVRFRLFKRGPDRWIIMKAVHHIVSDAISTFTFIEELLAVYEALRRGQEPQLPPIEARYLDFLNQQNTFLAGPGAAVMLEYWRSHLPAVVPLLDLPVDKPRPAVQTHNGASEFFVLDAALSARVHALARAHGVTPFMVLLSAYYLLLHRYSGQEHIVVGSPVTGRTRQDFASVYGYFVNPLPLYADLSGDPTVAELLQQVRRTVLGGLDNQEYPFVLLVEELGLQHDPSRSAVFQAMFILLTHKVATEQYGYRLDYIELPEEEGQFDITLSVYEDEAEGRFHCVFKYNTDLFLPETMRRTAAHYSRLLDRMTLAPGEQPVSRLEMLGDRERERLIEEWSRPALPVGGFGEGESFVPVQVLIGRTAAEHPAAVAVTTPSQRGEAFRLTYGELDRRAGDTAARLRALGVGEGSVVVLCLEKSPELVIMLLAVLKTGAAYLPLRPGDPAGRVARLVSGTGAELVVVADEAVAEGFVAEGAGALTVPVLSVAGVAGTVPHPDGPGAGAGPDSPAYVITTSGSTGRPKAVRVSHRNLASAYAAWRQEYRLETDVRVHLQAADPSFDVFTGDLVRALCSGGSLVLADRDLLFDTTRLYRTMRQERVDCVEFVPAVVRGLMDHCAREGLRLDFLRLLVVGSDVWSVGEYRRLAELCGPGTRLVNSYGLTEATIDSACFEGPVDDLGSGAMVPVGRPLPNSSLHVLDSHGEPVPPGVRGELWIGGGGVALGYAGDPEQTGERFVTRVLGRGADAVPERLYRTGDMARWDAGGRVHLLGRTDGQVKLRGHRVEIGEIEAHLARWPALARVVVTVRPGTGGEAALCAYCVTVSGAGALDVRAVRRYLARALPSYMIPSYFVELPSLPLTVNGKVDTAALPEPRAEAGQRPHEEPVTLYETSLARYWRSLLGCGQVGLEDDFFELGGSSVKLVELLHHLRTEFGVGVPVSRLYQVTTLHGMAATVEEVLHGTSVEELPFLTFNAGQHPVLFCFPPAGGHGLVYRGLAAHLPDHTVIGFNYLPGDGKTSRYADLVEAAQPEGSCLLLGYSLGGNLAFETARELERRGRRVEHVVIIDSRRILTAYQPDASGIAVFESELAEHVRKHTGSEAVTRETLAHAAEYLAFCGRTPNTGTLTATVSVITDEDKAALYAAGELGTWHGSSTTATAVLRGSGNHADMLDTKHLPRNAELVRLVLTGDTAHGG
- a CDS encoding phytoene desaturase family protein, which encodes MADEEASDWTLRERTPGTAPRVIVVGAGVAGLSTGCYAQMSGARTRIFEKHVLPGGCCTAWSREGYLFDYCIEWLIGTAPGNDAHQVWAELGALDGKSVTNFELFNKVEDEHGRSVTFYNDPDRLEAHLLELSPADAPHIRAFTRDLRRFLEIELYPFLTAPALRTVRERAQTLRTVLPAFRLLWRTAATPMHVFADRFEDPLLRKAFRNIFFQDPEGFPLLPYLFNMAAAHHNNAGFPQGGSLGLARSVEERYRGLGGTLTYRARTERILVENDRAVGVELRNGKRYFAEHVVSACDGHTTVYGLLGGRYTGPRIDKLYTDLLHRPGTLFPAVVSAFVGLRGDLEPGEAHSTTHLLGPDDADHLPGALQNSLVVQARSRYSGGFAPPGHSVLHCTYFSDYTHWKELRTRDRKEYRRRKREVADFVRDFLERRTPGTADRIDVMEVATPATTHRYTGNLGGSILAWKAFSEADDVAARLVGRDRMRLPGLAGFSMAGQWIGMGGLIRAASTGRFAVQYLCRELGLEFRAWESRGAEPWHPGKLGHLPQLDRRPARGSEDS
- a CDS encoding sterol desaturase family protein codes for the protein MDECERAADGKICSSDYWVARKGSVGKSAARFLRMVAYPALLLAVILVGVFAVRQKWDPAWVSPLFLLGVIAYLVLLERLIPYDRNWHPGKREWRLYGIYFLLTMAGSGLAQLLVALAIGLISPAEPTYHLGIEIPGALLTGSLASYLVHRLGHRNPVLWRLHGVHHVPEKVNVANNGVNHVLDIVLAQGLVQLALALVGFSRPAVLVVGLFVAAQGYFVHANIDVRIGPLNHLLASPEQHRLHHSTDLAEAGHYGSDLSCWDHLLGSFTWRPGREPAAVGLHDPATFPNTGEILAALLHPWRRRPAPGPRPE